GTCTGGGCTGTTTTAAAACAAGGAAGTTTTTCATGAGCATGTGAAACTAAAAAAGAGGGGCAGACGAAGCGCACCCGCCCCTGGCATCTGTCTGCGTCGTGAAGGCATTATTTTTACATCTATCTATCGATCGATCGATcgatctatccccatacacactcctctatctatctatctatccacccCCATACAcccactctatctatctatctatctatctatctatctccatacacacaccactatctatccatccccatacacccactctatctatctatctatctatctatctccatacacacaccactatctatccatccccatacacccactctatctaatctatctatctccatacacatcccactatctatctatctatctatctatctaaagtaCAAATAATGCCTTCAAGCTATATATAAAATCGATAGTGTCTTTGTGTGTGCTCGAGTCAAAGCTTCTCCTTCTTTAATATAAATACTTGGAGCCCTTGTTAATGTGACCTACTCGATAATTGCAGAGGCCAAGCGGAATGAAAGAGAAATCTAAACCGAGCCGGGTGGATAAAGGTTCTTTTTATTCCCGGAGACTATAACAAAGAGAGGGGGGTTCCTAATGACCAGGGCGAGATTTAATGGGCGCTAATTACACCCCAGCGATAATTTGGAGGTGTTTACAGCGACCCCTGAATGAGGAAGGGAGCAGAGACCTCGGTCAGCCTCCCCCTTAAAGGACAGCTGGCAAAATCgcgcccttccccccacctccacccctgctCACTTATTCTACTGGGAGATTCCCTCCAACGGGATGCGGGGGTCGCACCGACAGCTTCAGCCGCCACCACTCCCCTTTCCACGGCAGGACCCTCGGCGCGGagacaacccccctcccccggctcctctCCCAGCGGAAGGTTCGGGCCTGCGCTTCCCGCAGCTGCGCCAAGTGCCACCGCGGTAAATCCGGAGCCACTGCAGTGGggttactccggatttacacctCAGAGCAAAACCTGGTCTCGCCTAATAGCGCGGCAGGATCCGGCTCCCGGAGTTCTTAAAAGCCGCTAGAGGTAGGTCTGATTAGTATTATTAATAAATGTAATTATGATTGTCCTGTCTCTGAAATCATGTCAGATATTTCTTCCCCCGAGCCAGCCTGATGAGTGAGCTAATGTTTGCGGGTGCCTAGCGGAAGGCGACGAGCCCCTCTGAAAATGGGGCCTTCAATATTTTGGACCCTGAAGCCGGAGTCTCCAGCCTCATGCCCACCAGTGCAAAGTACTTAGGATCTGGTAACATTTCACATCCACTCCGCAAGACTGGTCCTGACCAGATGCAGCGCGCTTTTGTTATGTTGACAACCCAGACATTTTCTTGGTATTGGAAAGCCAgcaagagaggatttttttttggggggggggggcgggggggggcggggggggttgcTTTTTAAAGGGATCCACTTCTCTTAACAggagattaatttttaaaacgtAATCCCCGCTCCTGTAACCCTGACACCAAAGggaggttttgccattgactaacCTGGGAGCAAGATCAGGGCCTGGAATTTGTGTTGTCTGTTTGATGGGTAGAAGGAGCCTCGGCTACAGCTAGCGAGCGAAATAATAACAACACAAATCCTCCAACAGCCATTTTTCTAATGGCATAAAACGCAAATGCAATTTTCTTCCATTGTTTGCTTCGGAAGTTCGAACCCTGTCCCAGGTCACTCAAAAAGCTTTGGCTCGGGCCCCCAAGGGAAATAAAACGCTAAATCTGCGCCCCCGGTTCTTCAGCAAAGGCCTCCGTGCGCCCTAATTCCTCCTGCCTAAATTTGACAAccggtagtaaagttaagcacccgCGCAAACGTTCTCGGCACGTAGGGCCTTGTTCCAAGCGAGCAGAACAAACATCCAATCGTTTGTTCTTTGAAGCACATTCTCACCGTTAAGCCCCGCACACACAGGGTTGCCAATGtcttttgtaaataattttttgttaaagaaaacatttctacTCAACATTTTCCTACAGGGACAAGAGGAAAACcgatttttccccccctcttagACCAGAGTTGAAAAATGGCATTAGAAATGGCTCTCATAAAATATGTTTTGGAGGGGGACACAAAAAATCGGAGGAAAACCATTTACTCTACAGTTTTACATCCTGTTTATAAAGAGAAACAACATCATAACAAAatgttatttataaataaatctttgcAGACCAGGAGGGGAGAAAATATGGCTTCACGTGGAGGGACAGGAGGGGATTAAAGATTACATGAATGTGGAGAATGTGTGTCAAATAGAATCACAAATTCTTCCAGGAAGAAATCACCACTGGTTGGTGTCTGAAACTGAATACGAACAAGTTCTCTTTCTGCCTTTCAatgagagaagggggggggaattaatGCTTTATAAAAGGCCTGGAGGGAAATTACATTCCTCAAACTCTTCTAAATCACTGTCTGTAAACATAATCCTGGTAATAACGCACTTGAAAAATATTAACAGCAGGACACTCAAATGTGGAGCGAGCGTTTGCTTGGCAGTATGGAAGAGTTTATATAGatatttatatacacatatatatatttttccaaataGAAATCTGTCGATGTGTATAAAATGAGCTACCTACAGCACAAAAAAGGGAGGAGGGTAAAATTGGACAGTCGATAAAGTCTTTCTCCAAGAgagggagagatttttttttgggggggaaggggggtagaTTGTCAGATGATGGAAATTGTCCTAGTTCCATTGACTTGCCACCAATTAACGCCCATTGAAGACCATCTCCTCCGTCTTTCCATTTCTGAGGAGCAGAGGAGGAAAACAAAGCCAGTCTCTGAACATGTCCCCAGACTCATGAACAATTTCTTTGTAGGTTTTCTTTCTTCCTGGCAGGGATAACATCATTTCCTTTGCTCTATGCAAATGTCAGAATCAACTCCTCACAGAGGTTCaatgttgccaggcgaaggcctGGAGAATTTTCCCAGGTGGCCGGCGGAACTCCCGGAGACTTGATGGTTTCATAATTCCTCAAGGAGCTGAGGGCTTGCGTTCCTTTTTCTGGGGGTGGGCGGGAAGGAGAGATCAAGGCAGCGCCCACTGTCACATCATATGTGGTCTCGGCATGGCGTCTTGCTGGTGTGGTTGATACCAAGGTCCAAAGCTGTTGATGTAGCTGTTGGGAGGGATCGGGGCTCCTTTGCCAGCCATGGAAACGTCCCAGAGAGGGGGTATGTTGGGTGAGCAGGGGGACAAGGATGCAGAGTTGTGGAGGTGCTCCCCTTCCTGGACGCTGGAGCCCTGCTTCATGATCTTCTTGTACTTGGAGCGTTTGTTCTGAAACCAGATCTTAACCTACGACAAGGAGAGGAAAGAGTCACCGAACTACAacggtgtgggtgtgtgtgggggaacagTGTAGGgtcttgtgggggaggggtgttgcaTACTCGATTAGCAGCTGGaatgggaggggggctggggtgtgtggattCCCTTCCAATATCTCTCCGGcttgtctctccccaccccccaaatacgAGAGAGAAATATACATACATTGCAAGGCCAAAAGAAATACCCCCCCCCAATCTGGTCTTACAAGCGAGCCCCAAAGCCCTGGATCGCCTGAGCTGGGTGGGGAGATGGGTTAGCAGCCCATTTACCAACCTGCCTCTGCTTGCAGGCGTGCTGGTGAATgcactgtggggcatgccccccgcccccagccccttcgaCCTCCCTCCAGCGCCCGGGCACCATTGTGTTCACGTGGAACGCGCCCACCCAGGCTCCAAAGTTTCAACATTCTGATCGTCAGCTGGGCCCCGTGGGGGactctggagtgggggggggggcgggaaccGGGGGCAGACTCTGGTCTGGAAAGGAAAGATCACCCCCGCTATCGATTTTTCATCGATTTCCGCTTCGAAACGGAGGGAACCTGCGCGCTCCAGGGAGTTTGCTGGTTTATTTTGAAGCGCAGGTTCCCAGTAGCTAGAGAGAAATAAAGGACTGGGGGGGGGCTGTATTAACTGATTGCTGTGCCCGGGCGGGGGCTAATTGCGAAGGGTAAGGATCGGGCCCCATGGCGCGTCCTGGTTGCGAGATTTCTGGCGTTCAAAGCAGGAGCTGGGCGTGGAGTCTGCCTCGGACGCTGCTCTCCGAACTCGGGTTCTTTCTCCGTGAATCGGAGCTGAGTGACCGACCGACCCACCTCGGGGTGCTCCCAAGCCCCCAGGCGGTCCACCAGCCATAAGACCCGCCCGACTTGGGGGAAGAAGCTAACGCACCCTTTGCCGGGGGGTGAGCTGGCCCGGAAGCCCACGGGGGAAGAGTGCTGGCTTCGGAGTGAAATaggagcaggatcgggcccatcgTCATGAACAGGTGACTCTACGCGACAGGCGCATGTTAGGCGGTGTCTCTGCCTTCTGCTTTGACTGTGAGAGGAGTGCGCCTAGGGCAGACACGGGGGTGGGTAGCAGAGGACAGAGAGAGCTTGCTAAGGAAGGGGGGGGCAGCCCCATTTCGTAATGCCGCTCAGCGCACAGATGACTGACTCCTTTTACACGGCGCGGCTTTGCAGGTCGCCActtgcctccttttttttttttattattagtattattaaatCTCGTTGCCTGTGGCTGTGGACTGATCCCTCGCGCCTGCCTGTCTGCATCTATCTCTTCAAAGCCAGTCACCCGTCTCTCTTTGCTCCCGCAAGGCGCTGCCCCACGTTCCCATCCACCTGTGCAGAACCATGGACCAGCTGAGGATCGGGCCCAAAGCTGTGGACAAGACTTATCCAATCCGATTGTCTCCCTCTAGCCCCTACTTGCTAATTTCTCCAGGGTTTCCGTCAGGCGGCCAAGATTCTGCTCTCAAATTCCATCCCTGTCAATCCGGAGTCACTCCGCTGCAAAGGAGTGAGTCCGAATTCACGCCGCTGAGAGCCAGAATTCGGTCCAATCCAGTCtctcttctttgtttttgtttacgtGTGCCGGGGACCATTGGGCTTCCCGAGCGAGGCAGGCTTCACGGTTGTCTGGTTGGTTTCTTCCGCACGTAAATGAATGTGAAACGAAACCAGCCGAGCTCTGGGTGTCCTTGGGGACAGAGCTGAGCAGACACTCCAAAGGGGGCTGTTTCTCCCTCGCAGGCAGTATCTTCCCCCGCCCACCCTGCAGAAGAGTTTGTCAACTTCAAATAGACAAACATCCCCAATGGATCATCCTCGCTGAGAAATAACAGAACAATTAAAGGAAATGCCTCTCCGCTCGGGAGCGATTCCTCAGGGCTTTGAAGACAGAGAAAAAGGGCGAATGGGAACCACATGCGGCAGAAGGGGGCCGGGGGGAAGACTCCGGAGTTAGGGAcaaatcaacacacacacaccaaaagagACCAAATCCAGCCCAGAGTTACCCCCGGGAAGCCAGAGGGAGAGCGGGGCAGGACTGAGCTCAGGCCATGTGCCACAGGGTACAGCCCCACTGAGAAAGGCAGGCAGATGCATTCCCATTCGTGTCGGGGCTGGAGGAAATACAGAGCCACCCCCGGGGCCCGAGCCCAGATAATGCCGACAGAAAAATATCCGTTCTCGCCAAGCACATTTTCATGGGTCAGGTTTAaacttttcttcctcctttcagtAGCTGTAAAACAATAAAGACCAACAAGCGCCCGATTCTGCTGTACACGGCTGTCAATCAGGAATAAGGGGCGATTCTGACCGGTGTAACAGACTGGGCCTTGTTCTCTGATGTGTAACAAATAGACCACAGGGCGCCCAGGGCTTTCCTCGAGCCAGATCCTGCTCTCAGTGACACCCCGACAATTGCAGAGTCGATACCGATTTACTCCTGtatagagcagaatttggcctcgcTAAAGCAGGTAGAGCGGTGTACACCGGAATTATCTATTTACATAGATGTGTGATTGAGAGAAGGCAGGGCCGAATTCTGGTCTAAACAAGTATGAATCCGAATTCACTGTTGATTTCCAGGGATGGAACGGAGGCAGGATGTAGCCCAATGAAAGCGAACGAAAGGAACTGCGTGTGTTGTTACTTCTTATGCATTGGCGAGatggagccagattctgctctacACAGGGTTAAATCCGGATTCGCTCTGAATTTTCATGGCTGTAACTGAGCGCAAGACGTGGCTTAATGAAAGCAAACGCAACTCTGCGTACTATTTTGTGATACGTTAGAGAGACAGGACCGGCTCCTGCTTCCAGTCACACCCCTGCAAATTCAGAGTCGATATGGATTCGCTCCGGTgtagagcagaatctggccctgtggcaAACTGTGGCCGGAGGCTCAGCGGGGGTTGGATTGGATCTCACCGACTCCCTCTGGCTCGCCCCAGCCTGTACCTGCGTCTGGGTCAGTCCCAGCTGGGCCGCCAGTTCCGCTCTTTCCGGGAGGGCGAGGTACTGGGTCTGCTGGAAGCGTTGGTTGAGCGCCTGGAGCTGCAAGCTGGAGTAGATGGTGCGGGGCTTGCGGATTTTCTTCCCTTTGCCGTTGAGGCGGATCTCCCCGTTCTCGATCACGGTGGTTTTCTCGTGCTctgtaaaaaaaatcacaggtggCTGAAAAGCCTCCACAAAGAGAGAGCGGCGGGGCCCCctcggggctggggggaggggagcgggaatggggctgggggaggctggcGCAGAGAGGCGAGAAAGGGGGGATAAGGGGATCCCGGagatccaacccccccccgccccatccacagGGAAGAACGAAGGGAGGGAAGCACCCTGGGGAAGAACCACCCCCATATGGGACGGGACGCTgtttacatgccagaggttgATTCCCACACACACTTCGTTGACGCCAAAAGACGCTCTGGGCCCAGGATCGGGTCCCCTAATCCCTCTTATAAACACTGCACAATGaccttaaaacaatgaaaagagtgtgtgtgtgtgtgtgtgtgtttcctagCCCTGGGAAGAAGGAGCGGGGGAAGGGCAAAAAGGCGAAAATCTGTCTCGACTCTGCAGTTGTCGGGGTGTCCCTGAGAGCAGGATCTGGCTCGAGGAAAGCCCTTAGGAGCCCTGTGGCCTATTTGTTACACACCAGAGAACAAGGCCAAATCTTTTAACCCGGGTCCGAATCGCCCCTTATCCCGGCTTGACAGCCGGGTGCAGCAGAATCCGGCCTAAAGGGAGCGGCGGGTCTTCTTGTTGGTCTTGATTGTTTTCCAGGCGCTGAGAGTTCAAGCTCGGAGAAGCATTGAGATGTCACCCTTATTGCATTAGACAAAGTCTTTCTCTTTGAATGGTCTTAACCGACCCCTTCCCCCTGGAGACCCTGGCTGGGGCGGGgtagagcccggccgcgggctcCGAACAAGTTCTAGAGGAAGATCCGACAGTCAAAGACTGGTCACCGGGGGGATGTAAAACACTGGTTAAATTCTCACAACAATTCGTATTTAAAAATCCAGATCGATCGGCCAGGGCAGGGAAAcgggaaaaaaacacccccacctCCCAATAGCTCTAACATAGATCCTTTAAATAGGGGTCATGTTATATCAAGTATTCTAGGGTAAATCTAAGCCACTTGTTAGCCATATATCCTATTCATAAAcctatttttttcctgcaacgGAGCAGACCCTCCTCCGCGTGACATTCCGTTAATTAGCAGTAATGATGCGGAGACATTTATTAGTTCTGCAGCGAGTAGAAGCACCTCCCGCTATCATAGTCTGTGGATTATGATTTCTCCTATTAAGGCAGTATCCGTTCTGCACAGACGAGAGAGGTCACTCTGTGCTTTTCATTTTCCGAggtctttatttttttctccccccgaTTCCCCTTTGAGCAGGTGGGACTGTGGCGGAAAATATCCCAAATCAACATCGCGCTTCAGCGGAGGTTTCTTTCCGGTTTAAAGTCTTCGAAAGTgaagccccgatcctgcaaagatttaagccCCTGCTTCACTATATGAACCGGGCAGATCCCCGTGATAACTCTCTAATGAGGTCTGACAATTCACATCAGCTAAAGACCCGTCCCAGGAGTGGTCCCCATCAGTTGTTGCTGCCTTTTGTTAATTCGGCTTCACTTCTGGGGTTGGGCAGTTTATACTTTATCATCGCCCCTGCCAACGTCACGTCGGTCTTTTAAGTGCGCGGCATTGTTAGATTATATAACTTGCAAAATGTATACACGCAAAATTCAAGGCACTGGGAAGTTTGAATAGAAAGAATTCGGGGCAGGGCAGTTTGCTCGGTTAAATTTATGAGGGGAACATCAAAGCCGGGTATAACTTTGTTATAAAATAATGAACTAGTTATTCACTTCTCATTCTCCGGTCAGCTTCCAAACGCTGCTACATACTGGAATTAATTttgctgacaattttttttttcaatcgaCGAGATCTTTATGAGATCTGTGCATGCAAATAGAAAGTGAGAAGGCGCATGGAGTCAATAGAAGAGTAaagtatcattaaaaaaaaaccccttaaggaataatttaatttcaaaacaaaagagcTTGCCGTAAAACCCAACATAAAATCTCAACGCTAATTAGCAAATTCCTTGTAGCCCATTCCACAATTCCTGTTAGCCCATTTCCCCTTTATCCAGTGGTTTTGTTAACGTCCTGCAGGATTTTAAAGCCGATTTGTCAATGAGTTGCTTGGACATTTCTTTACTAGTTTCTTTCAGTGAATAAATCGCGGGCAGGGTAGAAATCAAAAGTGAGCAGGACTTTAAAATCGTGCTATTGTGAAAGTGCCAGATTCTGGGTCTAAATGATATTGATCTAAACCCAGAGTAATTCAGGTGGCGTCACCCAGGCTGCAATGGAGTGAATCCGGATTTGCACTAGAATAATTTAGATCAGAAGAGGTTTAGCCAATCGATTTGTGTTCTGACTCTCTTTGGACCAATGGATCTGAATTTAAAGTTCAGTTTCTTGTTTCCCCACGATATGAACCCTAACCTTTTAAAATAGATTCAATATTTTAATAGGTGTCAGTTTAATAATTCCTCGTTAAATACATCAACTGGGCGGGtgtctatacacacacacgttCCTAACATATTAACGACCCGTGACCCGTTCTGAGTATCGAACTAGTGTTCTGGGAAACCAAGCAGAACACTTAAAAGGAACTCAGATGGAAACCCGTGAGCTGCCGAGGAAATTTGAATCCAAGTAGACGCCGAATTTGAATAGCATGGAGCCTGGGATTTCCCTTGTTAGGTGCATttaaagaagtggggttttttttacccacaaaagtttatgcccaaatctgttagtctttaaggtgccaccagactgctccttgtttttgtggacacagactaacagggctgcccctctgatacttaacataaCCCTGGCAAATCGAGGTTCCCTCCTTTGCAGAGAGAATCATGAAATATCTCATCAGCCCACAAGCCACCAACCCCGGGTCGCAGTTAGAAAGCGGACGGGAAAAGTTTTTGTGATTCAAAGTTAGCGTCTTATCCGTCTCCCCGAAATTTATGGGTATTTGATTCATCTACATTTGCTTCTGTTGTCCACTGCAAACCCACGCCTCGGTCCTTCCTTGGTTTCTGGGAGCTTTCGCAGAAGGTAGAAAGGGTCAGAGTCACTTTAGTTATAGATCTGAACGCTCCAAGAGGCGAGATCTCTAATTTTAATCCACCTCGGGACAACACGACGAGGACTACTACTAATTAATAACTAACCCTGTTCATAATTAAAAACCTCCGTGGTTCTGTTCCACAGGGAGATTCTCCTCTGCTGGTCTGGTTGGCTCTAAGTAGTAACAGCAAAAAGTTCAATTCTGAATGTATTGTTCACACTTTACACATTGGCCCAAACTCTGCGCTCAGTGAAATtggtgtaaatccggagtcacgccagtaaaggggagcagaatttggcctctgtCTCTACGAGCCGCAGACATGTGAAGGAACATTTTGCAGTTGAACCTGAATGAATGCAGGGGCCGGCCTGGGACTGGCGCAGTGACTGTGATATGCACCCTTTTGCAAGGCACGCGAAAGCCCGTTCATTTGAGAATGTTTTTTTCtggttgtggtggtttttttttctggtgcaCGGATCATTTTAATGGCTAACTTTTTGTTACAGGGGTTCTTAAAAGGGTAGGAAAACTCGTTAAAGCAactgtccacatttttcctttacaaaacaATCCGTTCCGATAGTCGCTCCcaaatcttttgttttattttttcaagtaGGACGTTTTGAAAAAAATTAGGAATATACCATTGCCAGCTCTTTGCTCTATGTGGCATCGCTACTAAGTCCTTTGCTTCTAGCCTTTTACCCGTGATTAAATATTTTGGCATTCACCCTCGTGTAATAAATGCGTAATTAGTTTTTTAAACGACTTCCCCGAAGTTCCCAGAACTTCGCTGCTAGCATGAAATAGCTCCAACCAGGCTGTTTAAACATATTAGGTTTTAAAACCGATGTGACCAAAGAACAATGGACTGCTTAAGTGGATTCTTTATGGCAAGTTTCCTGATGTGGTTGATCTGCCATTAACACGGTGTGTATCTCCCCTGGAATCTTGACAGGTGCCAATTAAAGGCTATTGGaattaaataatataaatacatgaaatggAAAATGATTGGTTGCGCATGCCTTTTCCAAACACCCAGCGAGAGCtgtattaaaattaaacattgcTACATTTATTTTATGGCTGATGTAGGCCTCGCCTCTACAGCCAGGCGATGAAAGATATTAACAAGGTGGCATGCCGTCTAATTGTTACAATATAAACAATGGCATTCTTCTTCTTACTGTACGTCAGCCTCCAATTCTGGGCCATTGTAGATGAATCTGACAGATACACCAGGGTAAATGACAGGTTATTCTGGGTGTGGATGAAGTTCTGGAGTGAAATCCcggccccattcaagtcaatgacatccattgacttcaatggggccagaattttacccCTGGAGCGTAGAAAAACGGCGATGACTTCTTCCTTGCTAAAAGTGAgggatattatttaaaaaaaaaaatcacatccatgGCAGATCTAGAATAAAATGCAGAGAGAAATACGCGATGTTTTCTGTTAAAGTTGCATGTGTTTCCAATCTAACAGCTAAGAGAGTTTTTCGGATATTTTAGCCAGcgcttatttttttaagaaaatgttagCATGtcccaaagtaaacaaacaaaaaa
This DNA window, taken from Trachemys scripta elegans isolate TJP31775 chromosome 23, CAS_Tse_1.0, whole genome shotgun sequence, encodes the following:
- the DLX4 gene encoding homeobox protein DLX-4 is translated as MMTMSSLAESLLGPDPSKSAFLEFGHSHPPSPQPPPPSPSLAHGHYPLHGLHGSGHDGGPFAPYGRSVAYPYPGSAGGTHHPHHLHGNPYLSYQQHGAQQPASALGHRGRLEETEHEKTTVIENGEIRLNGKGKKIRKPRTIYSSLQLQALNQRFQQTQYLALPERAELAAQLGLTQTQVKIWFQNKRSKYKKIMKQGSSVQEGEHLHNSASLSPCSPNIPPLWDVSMAGKGAPIPPNSYINSFGPWYQPHQQDAMPRPHMM